Within Runella rosea, the genomic segment AGAAGGGGCTCTTTTATTGGGCTTCGTGGGTTGCGTTGTGGTTGAGGTGCTCTGCTTAGGCAGACTGGCCGCATCCGTTACTTCTACCCCACCCAACGTTGACTCATTGGTCGTAGACTTGGCAGGGGGCGTTGTATCGGCCATCTTGGGCGTGTAAACTTTACGCTCCGATGGATTTTGTGGTATTTTGTTGGAAGCGGTCGGAGTTGCACTTTCTCGGGTATTCTCCTGCATGGCTGGGCGAGGCTGCGATTTTCCACTGCCCGGAACCCATTCATCCTGCGGCATGTCTACGACTTCAACTGGGGTGTTGCGAGGCCGTTTTTTGGTTAGCCAAAGCACTCGGCCCGTTTGCGGGCGCTGATTACGATTGTCGATGCGGTTGTTTTTAACAATGTATTTTAAGCGGATTCCGTACACTTGCGAAACTTTCCAAAGCGACTCGCCTTCCCGAACCGTGTGGAAAGGAACAACGGCGCGTTTGCCTTTTTTTGCTAAGTAATAAACGTCTCCTGGAACAATGGGGTCGCGCTCCGACATTTCGTTGTACCGTAAAAAACTGCTAAAACTGATTTTTGCCTTTCTGGCCAACGATTCAACGTTATCATTGCCTCCAGCCATGATGCCTGGCAAGCCATTTATTTCGTACAATAATAAGTCATTGCTGTAGCCTTCGGCGCGAACCAAGACTGGGAAACCAATGTCTTTTTGGGCGAAATTATCGCGTTGATTGGGCTTTTGAACCGCCGAGAGGCGAGTACGGGTGGCAGAAAGCTGCTCGCTGTTTGCGGGAACAATCAGTGTATAATCTCGGTCAGTGGGAATTTCGTTGGCATTGAGCCAGCGGTTTTCGTTGCGCAAAGTGGCTTCGTCGATGCTTAACTCCGAGGCAATATCTCGTAAGGTTCGGCCTTTGGCCTGCGTATATTCGAGCAATACCGTTTGAATAGGAGATTGATAACGGTCAATGGCGGATTCAACAGCGATTTTATGTGCAAAAAAACGCAAAATATAACGGTCTGATTTACCATCTAATGTAACTTCCTTGGCATACGACCACTCGCTGGGAATGTTTTTGCTGATTCCTCCAGCGCCCAAATAATAAGAATATAAAGAGGCAACCCAGTTGTTGAACTGCGTATTGCTTTTTTTGAGGTAGCGCGCCGCTGCCCGGGTGGAAGCGGTAATATTTTTGCGTTCATCTACCATGTCATCGACGCGCAGACCGTAATCAACGGCGGTTTCTTTTTTGAATTGCCAAAATCCAACGGCATTAGAGGCAGAAACGGCATCGGGCTGAAGGCCACTTTCTTGCAAAGCCAAAAATTTGAAATCAGTGGGAATATTTTCGTCAATCAAAATTCCTTCAATGAGTGGGAAATACATCACGCAGCGGTCGAGCTTGGACTCCCAATACTTGCGGTTGCCGAGGAGCGCTTTCACGTCTGATTGGATGATGGCACGGGCGTCATCGTCAATCTTAACGTTCATTCCGGCGAAGCCTACGCTGGATGGAACCGTAGGAACGGCAGGTGCCTGCGCCTGGATGGCCGAAATGGCAAAGAAAGAAATGAAGGTGATGAGGGTTAAGGTACGTTTCATTGCTTTGGAATCGCTAAAAGTTAATGTTTCCACACGATCATTAGTCCGTCTCGAACTGGCAGTAGCACATTGCTCACCCGCGGGTCATTGTGGAGTTTCTGATTAAAGTCTAAAAGGGCCTGAGTATCCTTATCTATTCGCTTGTCCGTCTGAACAATTTTTCCGCTCCAAAGGACATTGTCGGCGATGATGACTCCGCCCGGACGGACTTTGTCAAACACCAAATCGTAGTACAAACCGTAATTAAGTTTATCAGCATCGATAAAGACGAGGTCAAAGGTCTCATTCAAGGTTGGTATAAGTGTAGCGGCATTGGCAATGCGGAAATCAATTTTGTTCCCGAGAGGTGATTTCTCAAAAAAAGACCGTACAAACGATTCTAGTTCTTCGTTTACGTCAATGGTCGTCAAAACGCCGTCTTCGGTCAATCCCTCTGCCAAACATAATGCTGAATACCCGGTATAGGTGCCGATTTCCAAGATTCGACGCGGTCGAAGCATGGTCGAAAACAACGACAAAAGACGGCCTTGCAAATGTCCCGAAAGCATTCGGGATTGAAGTACTTTTGCGTGGGTTTCCCGGTTGAGTTGCGCCAGTAAGGGGCTTTCGGCTGACGTATGTGCCAGCGCGTATGCTTCTATGGCTGCAGGAATAAAATCCATTCAGTGAGTGTTGTTTCAACAAATATAAACGAAAAAACGGCTAAAAAGATATACTTGGGCCGTTTTTATCGCTTAAAATGCTTCCTTACAGTTACTTATTTGGAATATATTTTATCGGTGATTCTTTGTTCAATCAATCACTTTCTGGAACAAAGGTCAGGGTGCTCCATTGACTTTCGTCAAACATTTCCTGTGCAATGTCTTGCAATTGCGGAGCCGTTACCGCATCAATCTCGGCAAATATTTCCTGTAACGAATCTACTTTGCCCGTATCCAGAATGCTCTTGGCCATCATCAGCATGAAGCTCTGGTTGCCTTCTTCCGACATAGCCAGTTGGCCCATCAACTGCTCTTTCAAATTGCGCAACTGAATCGTTGAAAGCGGTTTTTCGCGCAGCAGGCGAAGTTCCCGATTTATGAGTTGCATGGCACGCTCTAGGTTGGTAGGTTCTGTACCAAAGAAAACACCCAGAAAACCCGTATCCAAAAACGGTGCATAATTGGCTTCAATGGAATAAACCAAGCCGTATTTCTCGCGCAGCGTCATGTTGAAGCGGGAGTTCATGCCTGGCCCGCCGAGCAGGTTGACAAGCATAAAAAACGGCAGACGCTTTTCATCCATCAGCGCGTAGGCTGGGCGACCCATGGCGACCTGCGCCTGTGTCATGCCACGGGGCGTTTGGATGATTTGAGGTACATAAATTTCGGGCGACGTACGCACTCGTTGCGTGGTGCAATGAGGCAAGTCGTAGAGATATTTTTCGGCCTGTTTTACTGCTTTCTTAAAGGGTAAATTACTCACCAACGAAACGACAATGCGTTCGGTATCAAGGTTGGCCGCGATAAAAGATTGTAAATCATTACGCCCAAAAGAGCGTACCGTTTCCGACGTTCCGAGGATGTTTTTACCCAGTTGGTGATTTTGAAATACTACCTCATCGAATTCATCCTGAATGGCATCTTCGGGCGAATCGTGGTACATGGCCATTTCTTCCAATATCACTCCCCGTTCTTTCTCGATTTGTTTTTCGGGAAAAATGGAGTGAAACGAAATATCGGAGAGTAATTCAATCGCTTTATCGCTATGAGAGGCGAGCAGCGAGGCGTGAAAGCAGATTTTCTCTTTGGTCGTGTAGGCATTCAGCTCCCCGCCAACGGTTTCGAGACGATTAATGATGTGGTATGATTTACGTTTTTGGGTGCCTTTGAAGGCCATATGTTCCCAAAAATGCGCTAAACCCTGCTGATACGGCAACTCATCGCGGCTGCCGATGTCGAGCATGATGCCCCAGTGGGCAATCTGAGTATGAGGTACTTGTTTGTGTACGACACGGATGCCATTGGGCAGCGTGTGTAAGTTATATTCTTCCATTCGTAAGTTTTGTCACTATACAAAGATAACAGTTTTTGGTGGATAGAGG encodes:
- a CDS encoding LysM peptidoglycan-binding domain-containing protein, encoding MKRTLTLITFISFFAISAIQAQAPAVPTVPSSVGFAGMNVKIDDDARAIIQSDVKALLGNRKYWESKLDRCVMYFPLIEGILIDENIPTDFKFLALQESGLQPDAVSASNAVGFWQFKKETAVDYGLRVDDMVDERKNITASTRAAARYLKKSNTQFNNWVASLYSYYLGAGGISKNIPSEWSYAKEVTLDGKSDRYILRFFAHKIAVESAIDRYQSPIQTVLLEYTQAKGRTLRDIASELSIDEATLRNENRWLNANEIPTDRDYTLIVPANSEQLSATRTRLSAVQKPNQRDNFAQKDIGFPVLVRAEGYSNDLLLYEINGLPGIMAGGNDNVESLARKAKISFSSFLRYNEMSERDPIVPGDVYYLAKKGKRAVVPFHTVREGESLWKVSQVYGIRLKYIVKNNRIDNRNQRPQTGRVLWLTKKRPRNTPVEVVDMPQDEWVPGSGKSQPRPAMQENTRESATPTASNKIPQNPSERKVYTPKMADTTPPAKSTTNESTLGGVEVTDAASLPKQSTSTTTQPTKPNKRAPSFNPNDDDRVVIINDEEPVRQTTANKPANKTSATQPAPQTTSKQQPVVKNTTPPSTPKETVKEEPIVTTVTTKTETPKPKTTTPPSVPATSGKVIKHVVEPGQTFYSISKMYDVTVNDILYWNNLPQDAKLLRGQKLTIRPVGDTLTQQPKAEEFTNHTVAQGETMFSISQKYGVKVDQIKEWNGLPDTGVKLGQQLKIKKQ
- a CDS encoding O-methyltransferase — encoded protein: MDFIPAAIEAYALAHTSAESPLLAQLNRETHAKVLQSRMLSGHLQGRLLSLFSTMLRPRRILEIGTYTGYSALCLAEGLTEDGVLTTIDVNEELESFVRSFFEKSPLGNKIDFRIANAATLIPTLNETFDLVFIDADKLNYGLYYDLVFDKVRPGGVIIADNVLWSGKIVQTDKRIDKDTQALLDFNQKLHNDPRVSNVLLPVRDGLMIVWKH
- a CDS encoding M16 family metallopeptidase; protein product: MEEYNLHTLPNGIRVVHKQVPHTQIAHWGIMLDIGSRDELPYQQGLAHFWEHMAFKGTQKRKSYHIINRLETVGGELNAYTTKEKICFHASLLASHSDKAIELLSDISFHSIFPEKQIEKERGVILEEMAMYHDSPEDAIQDEFDEVVFQNHQLGKNILGTSETVRSFGRNDLQSFIAANLDTERIVVSLVSNLPFKKAVKQAEKYLYDLPHCTTQRVRTSPEIYVPQIIQTPRGMTQAQVAMGRPAYALMDEKRLPFFMLVNLLGGPGMNSRFNMTLREKYGLVYSIEANYAPFLDTGFLGVFFGTEPTNLERAMQLINRELRLLREKPLSTIQLRNLKEQLMGQLAMSEEGNQSFMLMMAKSILDTGKVDSLQEIFAEIDAVTAPQLQDIAQEMFDESQWSTLTFVPESD